The DNA region AATACGGACAGCTTCTCCGAGCCGGGCTCCTCGGGCACGACTTCACTGCGGCTCGCGCTTCCGGCCAATGCGGGCGCTCCCAAGTTGAAGACGGGCGAAAAGCTCACGGCGCACGTCACGCTGAAAGATGGCCGCACCCTTACTCTGCCGGTTCAAGTGGAAGCGCCGCGGCCCTCTGTCACACTCATCAACAAACGCATCACGCAGACCGCTGACGAGCCCATTCACCTGGCGGATCCTGACGACTTGCCTGTGAACGATCAGCTTACTTTTTCACTCAAGTCTGAGGCATCCTTCCCGCGCACGGGCCAGATTGAGATCGCGAATGCCGACAACTCGCTGCACACTACACTCGACGTCACATCCGGTACGCTCATTCTGCAGAATCACCACACTCTGGTTGGCACGCTGAATCCGCTCAAGGCGTTTGGGACCTCTGCATTCGGGCCACTCCGTCTGCGCGCCGTCGATCCCGATGGCACTGCGGGAGACTGGATCCCGCTAATTACGCTGGTTCGTCTGCCTACGCTGAACGACGTCCATTGCCCCTGGGAGGCATCGCAGCCCTGCACCGTAACCGGCTCGGGCCTGTATCTCGTTGATTCCGTAGCCACCGACGCCGCCTTCACGAATCCTACCGACGTACCTGAAGGCTTCATCGGCAACACGCTGTCACTGTCGCGTCCGGCCAAAGCAGGCTTCTATCTCAAGCTCCGCGACGACCCGGCGGCGGCCAATGTGGTTACGATACCGGTATCAATTCAACGGCCGCCGCAAAGTCAGAGAGCGACCCCGAAGGCCGTCCCAGCTGCAGCAAAACCCGAACCTGCCACTGCGACCTCAGCGCCGGATGCAACTCCAGCAGAGGTTCCTCCCGCAACGGGTGCGACGCCTGCTGCGCCTCCTGCACCTATGAATGGCGGACAGTCTTCTCAATGTCCCCAAGGAACCTGCCCGGTGCCCGCACCACCGGCAAGCGCAGCTCCAACCGCACCTGTGGCTAAACCGTAACTTCGAAGGATGAGTCGAGGCGAGTTGAGACCAGCGAAACGTAACCGCAGCGGCTACGTTTTGCTGGTTTCAAGAAGGCCCTTCGCCCGTAACCTGACCCTGCTGTGCTTCACGCTGTAGGTGAAGTAGACCACCAGACCGATGACGAGCCAGATGATGAGCCGCGCCCAGTTCAGCCAGCCCAGCTTGATCATCATGTATCCGTTGAACAAGATGCCCAGAAGCGGCACCAGCGGAACCCACGGGGTACGGAAGGGCCGCGGCCGGTCAGGGTCGGTTCTGCGGAGGATCATGATCGCAATGCAGACGATCACAAACGCCAGCAGCGTCCCGATATTCACCATCTTGCCGATGTCGTCGATCGGCGTCAGGGCACCGACGATCCCCGCCAGCGTACCCACGAGGAACGTATTTTTGAAGGGCGTGCGGAAGCGTGGATGCACTTCGGCAAAGAACTTCTTCGGCAGCAGGCCGTCCGTCGCCATTGCATAGAGAACGCGTGTCTGGCCCAGCAACATCACCAGCATCACCGACGTCAGCCCGGCCAAAGCACCCAGCGTAATAATGTCGCTGGCCCAGCCTAGGTTACGGTCCGCAAAGGCACGCGCTATTGGCGCCTCGATGTTCACCGCCTGCCACGGCACCATTCCTGTCAACACTGCCGCAACTGCAATGTAGAGCAGCGTGCAAACGGACAGCGAAGCGATGATTCCGATAGGCAGGTCGCGCTGGGGGTTCTTGGCTTCCTGTGCCGTCGTCGATACCGCGTCGAAGCCGATGTACGCGAAGAAGACATAGGCAGCTGCTGCACCGATTCCGCCAAAGCCAAACGGCGCGAACGAGTGCCAGTCCTGCCCCCAGTTACCGGGATGGACGTACTTCGCGCCCAAAAAAATGACGAACAAAACAATCGCTACCTTGAGGGCCACAATGCCGGTGTTGAACTTAGCCGACTCCTTGATGCCGATCGCCAAAACAGTGGTCACAATCAGCGCGATGAGGAATGCAGGCAGATTAAATCCAATCTCATGCCCGAACAGAACCGGTGCCGCCAGTACCTGATGCGCTTGGACCATCATGTCGGCAGTGGGATGCATCTTCAAAACTTCAAGCTGCGCGAGATAGAGCTGGGACCCAGGCAAGAGTGCTGGATAATTTACCGTCATCACTTGACGACTGACCGTCTCGACCGCCTTTCCCAGTGCCGTCCAGTGGTCATAGGCGAGCCACAACGGAAACTTCAAATGAACGATGTCCAACACCTGGACGAAATAATTAGACCAGCCCGAACTGACCGTACTGGCGCCCATCGCGTACTCGAGCGTCAGGTCCCAGCCGATGATCCACGCGATCAGCTCACCCAGCGTCGCGTAGGCATAGGTATAGGCCGACCCGGCCAAAGGGATCAATGCGGCAAACTCCGCATAACAGAGCCCCGCAAACGCACATCCCAGCCCGCTCAACACAAACGAGAGCATCAGGCCAGGCCCGGCATAGTGCGCTCCGAGCCCCGCCATCACAAAGATGCCTGCGCCTATTACCGCGCCCACGCCAAGCGCGGTCAATTGAAATGGCCCGAGGCAGCGCTCCAGCGTATGTTCGCCTTCTGCGCGACTCTCTTCCAGCAGCACATCCATCGATTTCTTCGCAAACAACATCGACATCTTGGGTCAACTCTCCTTTTACGTCACGGCTTTGTCGCTTGCGACCGCCGCTCCCTGCCTCTTCCAGACCAGATACACCGGCACTCCCAACAGCACAATCACCAACCCCGGCCACGTGTATTGCGGCTTGTAACGGAGCAGTACAACGCAGATCCAGGTCGCCATCACGATATATAGCGCCGGCAACACAGGATACCCGAAAGCCTTGTAGGGGCGTGCGGCATCGGGCTTTGTCCGGCGCAGGACGAACAGACCTGCAATCGTCAGAATATAGAAGATGAGTACGGCAAAGATTACGTAATCCAGCAATTGCCCGTAGCTGCCCGACAGGCACAGCAAACACGTCCACGCCCACTGCACCCATAACGAGTTCACCGGCGTCTTCGAGCGCTCACTCAGCTTACCCACCGACTTGAAGAACAGTCCGTCGCGGCTCATCGCGTAGTACACCCGCGCTCCCGCCAGCAGCATTCCGTTCACGCAGCCGAAGGTCGATATCAGAATCGCCGCCGCCATCAGCTTCGCGCCATACCCCGCAAAGGCGCTCTGCATCACCGCGGTGGCGACACGATCTTCCGAGGCAAACTGAATTCCCCGCCCTACAATCGTTCCCGCTGCCGGGTCGCCCATCATCGGCAGCACGCTCAGGTAGACGAAGTTGCAGAGCACGTACAGTAGCAGGACAACGCCCGTCCCAATCGCCAGCGACAGCGGCAAGTTGCGCTTAGGGTTCCTGATCTCCCCCGCTGTAAAGGTCACGTTGTTCCACGCATCCGCGCTGAACAGCGATCCCACCTGAACTACCGCGACAATCGTTAGCAATCCAACATAAGCCGTCGGTCCCCCCACACCGACTTGCACTGCATGGGTCGTATGCCAGCCCGCACCCGCCCAGAAATGGTGCCATCCGGCGCCGAAGTTCGCCGCCAGCGCAATCGCATCCTTCGCAAACAAGCCGACCAGAACAACCGCAGCCAGCGCCAGCACCTTCGCGGAGGTAAAGACATTCTGCACGGCCGCGCCCATCTTCACGCCCAGCGTATTGAGCAGGGTCAGCAGCGTAATCACCACAATCGCCGATAGGTTGGCGGTGTTCAACCCAATCTCCATATTGCCGAGTACCATCGGCCCCACATGCCAGGCCGGAACATGCCCGATATGCCATAGCCACTTCTCCGCACTGACCGACGGAAAGAAGACGCCCAGAAATTTTCCAAAGGCCACGCCCACGGCAGCAATCGTCCCTGTCTGAATTACAAGGAACAGCGTCCACCCGTAAAGAAATCCCCACAGAGGTCCCAGCGCCTCACGCAGATAAACGTACTGGCCGCCAGCCTTGGGCATCATGGCTGCCAGTTCGCCGTAGCTCAACGCGCCTATGACCGTCATCACCGCAGTCACAAGCCATGCCGCAATCAGCAGCGCGGGCGAACCCAGCGCGCGCGACATATCCGCCGAGACGATAAAGATGCCCGAGCCGATCATCGAGCCCATCACAATC from Edaphobacter paludis includes:
- a CDS encoding amino acid permease; translation: MSMLFAKKSMDVLLEESRAEGEHTLERCLGPFQLTALGVGAVIGAGIFVMAGLGAHYAGPGLMLSFVLSGLGCAFAGLCYAEFAALIPLAGSAYTYAYATLGELIAWIIGWDLTLEYAMGASTVSSGWSNYFVQVLDIVHLKFPLWLAYDHWTALGKAVETVSRQVMTVNYPALLPGSQLYLAQLEVLKMHPTADMMVQAHQVLAAPVLFGHEIGFNLPAFLIALIVTTVLAIGIKESAKFNTGIVALKVAIVLFVIFLGAKYVHPGNWGQDWHSFAPFGFGGIGAAAAYVFFAYIGFDAVSTTAQEAKNPQRDLPIGIIASLSVCTLLYIAVAAVLTGMVPWQAVNIEAPIARAFADRNLGWASDIITLGALAGLTSVMLVMLLGQTRVLYAMATDGLLPKKFFAEVHPRFRTPFKNTFLVGTLAGIVGALTPIDDIGKMVNIGTLLAFVIVCIAIMILRRTDPDRPRPFRTPWVPLVPLLGILFNGYMMIKLGWLNWARLIIWLVIGLVVYFTYSVKHSRVRLRAKGLLETSKT
- a CDS encoding amino acid permease, with the translated sequence MGLFSATAIVMGSMIGSGIFIVSADMSRALGSPALLIAAWLVTAVMTVIGALSYGELAAMMPKAGGQYVYLREALGPLWGFLYGWTLFLVIQTGTIAAVGVAFGKFLGVFFPSVSAEKWLWHIGHVPAWHVGPMVLGNMEIGLNTANLSAIVVITLLTLLNTLGVKMGAAVQNVFTSAKVLALAAVVLVGLFAKDAIALAANFGAGWHHFWAGAGWHTTHAVQVGVGGPTAYVGLLTIVAVVQVGSLFSADAWNNVTFTAGEIRNPKRNLPLSLAIGTGVVLLLYVLCNFVYLSVLPMMGDPAAGTIVGRGIQFASEDRVATAVMQSAFAGYGAKLMAAAILISTFGCVNGMLLAGARVYYAMSRDGLFFKSVGKLSERSKTPVNSLWVQWAWTCLLCLSGSYGQLLDYVIFAVLIFYILTIAGLFVLRRTKPDAARPYKAFGYPVLPALYIVMATWICVVLLRYKPQYTWPGLVIVLLGVPVYLVWKRQGAAVASDKAVT